A single region of the Streptomyces sp. NBC_00236 genome encodes:
- a CDS encoding Rne/Rng family ribonuclease: MPQPTEPGTAGNAEDSNTPGDKLPPRRRRRAASRPAGPPTAGAQAAAEASAIPAVDAGVSENSTESAAEAAPPVRARRRAVRKATAPAGAPQAAETVEVVEPVVAAAEPVEEEVVEPVEAPRARRRASRKATAPAGAPQAAETVEVVEPVVAAAEPVEEEVVEPVEAPRARRRASRKATAPAGAPQAAEVAEIVEEAVAAEAVEPAATEPAVTEAPRGRTRRRASAPAGAPQAARTEAVVEPVVAAAEPVEPAEEEPAEPVEAPRGRRRASRKATSPAGAPQVTEAVEERDGNQTGESLPEAAVEELAAETAEVEEAAPRGRQRRRATAAAGRPEFTGKVEEPARRSRRAERPAVAVFQAPVFAEPMFQTPETAAAAAAAQPPVAHDEEFEDETVTVEEQAIAPAEPAAPAEAAPQGGSRRRRRRRGEAAEAEPVAAPAPAAPVQEQAEDEQEPSNESDAEQDGEETDEYGDRPSRRRRRGGRRRRRGESAEDDAAEQHADDSADHSEDEHERAQESEDEGDDEQDDNDSGASGSSSSRRRRRRRRRSGDSASDAENGTDDPERTVVKVREPRKKEAEREPGTGFDEVQSIKGSTRMEAKKQRRREGREQGRRRVPIITEAEFLARREAVERVMVVRQNGERTQIGVLEDNVLVEHYVNKEQATSYVGNVYLGKVQNVLPSMEAAFVDIGKGRNAVLYAGEVNFEALGMAHGPRRIETALKSGQSVLVQVTKDPIGHKGARLTSQVSLPGRYLVYVPEGSMTGISRKLPDTERARLKTILKKIVPEDAGVIVRTAAEGASEDELRRDVERLQQQWEEIQKKSKSSGSSNAPTLLYGEPDMTVRVVRDIFNEDFSKVIVSGDDAWETIYGYVSHVAPDLTDRLSRWTSEVDIFATYRIDEQLMKALDRKVYLPSGGSLVIDKTEAMVVVDVNTGKFTGQGGNLEETVTKNNLEAAEEIVRQLRLRDLGGIVVVDFIDMVLESNRDLVLRRLLECLGRDRTKHQVAEVTSLGLVQMTRKRVGQGLLESFSETCVHCNGRGVIVHMEQPTSIGGGGSGKRSKKRRGGSGQDHEHDHEHVSETDTDVETEAEVAAEIAAPLALPEPEFVPDEELYSSPAEAEAAAGRGRGRRRATRKATAPAGAPRSASAPAPVAEPVVAPEPVVEPEPVVAPEPVAEAPAEAPQGRTRRRATRKATAPAGSPAPAAEPAPVVEPAPAAEPVAEEPVSDADPVAAEDPVVEAPHVEASAEEPAAPPRARRRVTRKVTAPAGSPAGAEEAAVVVVTGAEPESAPEADAEPAPAKKAARKTAKKATAKKAAVKKTAAKKTVAKKTTAKKAAKKTVAAEQSSSAVTASADEA; encoded by the coding sequence ATGCCTCAGCCCACCGAACCCGGCACGGCCGGGAACGCAGAAGACAGCAACACCCCCGGGGACAAGCTGCCGCCGCGCCGCAGGCGCCGCGCGGCATCCCGCCCGGCGGGCCCGCCGACCGCGGGCGCGCAGGCCGCAGCCGAGGCTTCGGCCATACCGGCCGTTGACGCCGGAGTGTCGGAGAACAGCACCGAGAGCGCCGCCGAGGCCGCGCCGCCCGTCCGTGCGCGCCGCCGCGCCGTCCGCAAGGCGACGGCCCCTGCCGGTGCGCCGCAGGCCGCCGAGACCGTGGAGGTCGTGGAGCCGGTTGTCGCGGCTGCCGAGCCGGTCGAGGAAGAGGTCGTGGAGCCGGTTGAGGCGCCGCGTGCGCGTCGTCGTGCGTCCCGCAAGGCGACGGCCCCTGCCGGTGCGCCGCAGGCCGCCGAGACCGTGGAGGTCGTGGAGCCGGTTGTCGCGGCTGCCGAGCCGGTCGAGGAAGAGGTCGTGGAGCCCGTTGAGGCGCCGCGTGCGCGTCGTCGTGCGTCCCGCAAGGCGACCGCCCCCGCCGGTGCGCCGCAGGCCGCCGAGGTGGCCGAGATCGTCGAGGAGGCCGTCGCGGCCGAGGCCGTCGAGCCCGCCGCGACCGAGCCCGCCGTGACCGAGGCGCCGCGTGGCCGTACCCGGCGCAGGGCCTCCGCCCCCGCCGGTGCGCCGCAGGCCGCCCGGACCGAAGCGGTCGTGGAGCCGGTCGTCGCGGCTGCCGAGCCGGTCGAGCCGGCCGAGGAGGAGCCCGCGGAGCCGGTCGAGGCCCCGCGTGGCCGCCGCCGTGCCTCCCGCAAGGCGACCTCTCCCGCGGGTGCCCCGCAGGTGACGGAAGCCGTCGAGGAGCGCGACGGGAACCAGACGGGCGAGAGCCTGCCCGAGGCAGCCGTTGAGGAGCTGGCCGCCGAGACCGCCGAGGTCGAGGAGGCCGCCCCGCGCGGCCGTCAGCGTCGCCGCGCCACCGCCGCCGCGGGCCGGCCCGAGTTCACCGGCAAGGTCGAGGAGCCCGCGCGCAGGAGCCGCCGGGCCGAGCGCCCCGCCGTCGCCGTGTTCCAGGCGCCGGTCTTCGCCGAGCCGATGTTCCAGACCCCGGAGACCGCTGCCGCCGCAGCCGCCGCCCAGCCCCCCGTCGCGCATGACGAGGAGTTCGAGGACGAGACCGTGACGGTGGAGGAGCAGGCCATCGCCCCCGCCGAGCCGGCCGCTCCCGCCGAGGCCGCGCCGCAGGGCGGTTCGCGTCGCCGTCGTCGTCGCCGCGGTGAGGCCGCCGAGGCCGAGCCCGTCGCCGCGCCCGCCCCGGCCGCTCCGGTCCAGGAGCAGGCCGAGGACGAGCAGGAGCCTTCGAACGAGAGCGACGCCGAGCAGGACGGGGAGGAGACCGACGAGTACGGCGACCGTCCGTCGCGCCGCCGTCGTCGCGGTGGCCGTCGCCGCCGCCGTGGCGAGTCCGCAGAGGACGACGCCGCCGAGCAGCACGCCGACGACTCCGCCGACCACTCCGAGGACGAGCACGAGCGTGCTCAGGAGTCCGAGGACGAGGGCGACGACGAGCAGGACGACAACGACTCCGGTGCCTCCGGATCGAGCAGCAGCCGCCGGCGCCGTCGCCGGCGCCGCCGCAGCGGTGACTCCGCGTCCGACGCCGAGAACGGCACGGACGACCCGGAGCGCACGGTCGTCAAGGTCCGTGAGCCCCGCAAGAAGGAGGCCGAGCGCGAGCCCGGCACCGGCTTCGACGAGGTCCAGTCCATCAAGGGCTCGACCCGCATGGAGGCGAAGAAGCAGCGCCGCCGTGAGGGACGCGAGCAGGGCCGCCGCCGGGTGCCGATCATCACCGAGGCGGAGTTCCTCGCCCGCCGCGAGGCCGTCGAGCGCGTCATGGTCGTCCGCCAGAACGGTGAGCGCACCCAGATCGGCGTCCTCGAGGACAATGTGCTCGTCGAGCACTACGTCAACAAGGAGCAGGCCACCAGCTACGTCGGCAACGTCTACCTGGGCAAGGTCCAGAACGTCCTGCCGTCGATGGAGGCCGCCTTCGTCGACATCGGCAAGGGCCGCAACGCCGTCCTGTACGCCGGTGAGGTCAACTTCGAGGCGCTCGGCATGGCCCACGGGCCGCGCCGTATCGAGACCGCGCTCAAGTCCGGCCAGTCAGTCCTCGTCCAGGTGACGAAGGACCCGATCGGCCACAAGGGCGCCCGCCTGACCAGCCAGGTCTCGCTGCCCGGCCGCTACCTGGTCTACGTGCCCGAGGGCTCGATGACGGGGATCAGCCGCAAGCTGCCCGACACCGAGCGCGCCCGGCTCAAGACCATCCTCAAGAAGATCGTTCCCGAGGACGCGGGCGTCATCGTCCGCACCGCCGCGGAGGGCGCGAGCGAGGACGAGCTGCGCCGTGACGTGGAGCGGCTGCAGCAGCAGTGGGAGGAGATCCAGAAGAAGTCGAAGAGCAGCGGCAGCTCCAACGCGCCGACGCTTCTCTACGGCGAGCCGGACATGACCGTCCGGGTCGTCCGCGACATCTTCAACGAGGACTTCTCCAAGGTCATCGTCAGCGGTGACGACGCGTGGGAGACCATCTACGGCTACGTCTCGCACGTGGCGCCCGACCTGACGGACCGGCTGTCGCGGTGGACCTCCGAGGTCGACATCTTCGCGACGTACCGGATCGACGAGCAGCTCATGAAGGCGCTGGATCGCAAGGTCTACCTGCCGAGTGGCGGCTCGCTGGTGATCGACAAGACCGAGGCGATGGTCGTCGTCGACGTCAACACCGGCAAGTTCACCGGTCAGGGCGGCAACCTCGAGGAGACCGTCACCAAGAACAACCTGGAGGCGGCCGAGGAGATCGTGCGCCAGCTGCGGCTGCGCGACCTCGGTGGCATCGTCGTCGTCGACTTCATCGACATGGTGCTGGAGTCCAACCGGGACCTGGTGCTGCGGCGTCTGCTGGAGTGCCTGGGACGCGACCGTACGAAGCACCAGGTCGCCGAGGTCACCTCGCTGGGCCTGGTCCAGATGACCCGTAAGCGGGTCGGCCAGGGTCTGCTGGAGTCCTTCTCCGAGACCTGTGTCCACTGCAACGGGCGCGGCGTGATCGTGCACATGGAGCAGCCCACCTCGATCGGTGGCGGCGGCAGCGGCAAGCGTTCCAAGAAGCGCCGCGGCGGCTCGGGCCAGGACCACGAGCACGACCACGAGCACGTCTCCGAGACGGACACCGACGTCGAGACCGAGGCGGAGGTGGCCGCGGAGATCGCCGCTCCGCTGGCGCTTCCCGAGCCGGAGTTCGTCCCGGACGAGGAGCTGTACAGCAGCCCGGCCGAGGCCGAGGCGGCAGCCGGGCGCGGCCGTGGCCGTCGCCGGGCCACGCGTAAGGCGACGGCCCCGGCCGGTGCCCCGAGGTCCGCGTCCGCCCCGGCCCCGGTGGCCGAGCCGGTCGTGGCGCCGGAGCCCGTCGTGGAGCCGGAGCCGGTCGTCGCACCGGAGCCGGTTGCCGAGGCCCCGGCCGAGGCGCCGCAGGGCCGTACGCGCCGTCGGGCGACCCGCAAGGCGACCGCCCCGGCGGGTTCGCCGGCCCCGGCGGCCGAGCCCGCCCCGGTCGTCGAGCCGGCCCCGGCGGCCGAGCCCGTCGCCGAGGAGCCGGTGTCCGACGCCGACCCGGTTGCCGCGGAGGACCCGGTCGTCGAGGCACCGCACGTCGAGGCCTCTGCCGAGGAGCCGGCGGCACCGCCGCGTGCCCGGCGCCGGGTGACCCGTAAGGTCACCGCACCCGCGGGTTCCCCCGCAGGTGCCGAGGAGGCCGCTGTCGTCGTGGTGACGGGCGCCGAGCCGGAGTCCGCCCCCGAGGCCGACGCCGAACCGGCACCGGCCAAGAAGGCGGCCCGCAAGACCGCGAAGAAGGCCACGGCCAAGAAGGCGGCCGTCAAGAAGACGGCGGCCAAGAAGACCGTCGCGAAGAAGACGACGGCCAAGAAGGCGGCGAAGAAGACGGTGGCGGCCGAGCAGTCGTCGTCCGCCGTCACCGCTTCGGCCGACGAGGCCTGA
- a CDS encoding CYTH and CHAD domain-containing protein: protein MADSKREIERKYEATGDARLPDLRRVAGVAAVDHRGVIELDAVYYDTEDLRLAADGITLRRRTGGADAGWHLKFPVASGIRDEIGAPLSDTLPADLAGLVRSRVRDTALVPVARLRSARDVHVLNGPDGEPLAEIGVDAVRAQRLHGGNRATAWTEIEVELADEGDPAFLDAVEKRLRKAGIAPSESSSKLSRALAETAPKKKPSPKKRPPEPATPPRTAGDHVLAYVREQVTDIVALDPAVRRGLPDSVHRMRVATRRLRSTFRTYRKVLDRTVTDPVAAELKWLAAELGVDRDQEVLDARLRTRLDALPRTLVLGPVRARLRIWSTARRSGSRRRTVAVLDGARYLALLETLHALLAGPPLLPAAAGPPGKALTRAAHRNHERLATRIAHALEHPPGPDRDLALHDARKAAKRARYAAEAARPALGKPARKSAKRLKAVQSVLGDHQDSVVARDALRTLAVQAHAAGEPSFTWGLLYGQEEATAAARERELPGVWARASRAEIRTASGG, encoded by the coding sequence ATGGCGGACTCGAAGCGCGAGATCGAGCGGAAGTACGAAGCCACTGGTGACGCCCGGCTGCCCGACCTGAGACGGGTGGCCGGAGTCGCCGCCGTGGACCACCGGGGCGTCATCGAACTCGACGCCGTCTACTACGACACCGAGGACCTCCGGCTCGCCGCCGACGGCATCACCCTGCGCCGCCGCACCGGCGGCGCCGACGCCGGCTGGCACCTCAAGTTCCCGGTCGCCTCCGGCATCCGCGACGAGATCGGGGCCCCGCTCTCCGACACCCTGCCCGCGGACCTGGCCGGTCTCGTCCGCTCCCGGGTCCGCGACACCGCCCTCGTCCCGGTGGCCCGGCTCCGGTCCGCCCGCGACGTGCACGTGCTGAACGGCCCGGACGGTGAACCGCTCGCCGAAATCGGCGTCGACGCGGTCCGGGCCCAGCGGCTGCACGGCGGCAACCGCGCCACCGCCTGGACCGAGATCGAGGTCGAACTCGCCGACGAGGGCGACCCCGCGTTCCTCGACGCCGTCGAGAAGCGATTGCGGAAGGCCGGCATCGCCCCCTCCGAGTCCTCCTCCAAACTGTCCCGCGCCCTGGCCGAGACCGCCCCGAAGAAGAAGCCGTCCCCGAAGAAGCGCCCACCGGAACCCGCCACGCCCCCGCGCACCGCGGGCGACCACGTCCTTGCCTACGTACGCGAACAGGTCACCGACATCGTCGCCCTCGACCCGGCCGTGCGCCGGGGCCTGCCCGACTCCGTGCACCGGATGCGGGTCGCCACCCGCAGGCTCCGCAGCACCTTCCGCACGTACCGCAAGGTCCTCGACCGCACGGTCACCGACCCCGTCGCCGCCGAGCTGAAGTGGCTCGCGGCGGAACTCGGCGTCGACCGCGACCAGGAGGTCCTCGACGCCCGGCTGCGCACCCGGCTCGACGCACTGCCCCGCACCCTGGTCCTCGGCCCGGTCCGCGCCCGGCTGAGGATCTGGTCCACGGCCCGCCGCAGCGGCTCCCGCCGCCGTACCGTCGCGGTGCTGGACGGCGCCCGCTACCTCGCGCTGCTGGAGACCCTGCACGCGCTCCTCGCCGGCCCGCCCCTGCTGCCCGCGGCCGCCGGCCCGCCCGGCAAGGCGCTCACCCGCGCCGCGCACAGGAACCACGAACGCCTTGCCACCCGCATCGCACACGCCCTGGAACACCCGCCGGGCCCGGACCGCGACCTCGCCCTGCACGACGCCCGCAAAGCGGCGAAGCGCGCACGGTACGCGGCCGAAGCGGCCCGCCCCGCGCTCGGGAAGCCGGCCCGGAAGTCCGCCAAGCGGCTGAAGGCCGTCCAGAGCGTCCTCGGCGACCACCAGGACAGCGTCGTCGCCCGCGACGCCCTGCGCACCCTCGCCGTCCAGGCCCATGCGGCGGGGGAGCCCTCGTTCACCTGGGGCCTGCTGTACGGACAGGAGGAGGCGACGGCCGCGGCACGCGAGCGGGAACTGCCCGGGGTGTGGGCCCGGGCCTCCCGGGCGGAAATCCGGACGGCGTCCGGAGGCTGA
- the rodA gene encoding rod shape-determining protein RodA, which yields MAGFSVPRYGPDRGAWGRLTARDSVVRRLDWPLLGSAIALSFIGSLLVWSATRGRDSLTHGDPYYFLFRHALNTGIGFALMIGTIWLGHRTLRGAVPILYGLSVILVMAVLTPLGATVNGAHAWILLPGGFSLQPSEFTKITIILGMAMLLAARVDAGDQLHPDHRTVAKALGLAALPMAVVMGMPDLGSVMVMVVIVLGVLLASGASNRWIFGILGAGAAGAVAIWQLGLLDDYQIARFAAFANPALDPAGVGYNTNQARIAIGSGGLSGTGLFQGTQTTGQFVPEQQTDFVFTVAGEELGFLGAGLILVLLGIVLWRACRIARETTELYGTIVAAGIIAWFAFQAFENIGMTLGIMPVAGLPLPFVSYGGSSMFAVWVAIGLLQSIRVQRPIAA from the coding sequence ATGGCAGGCTTCTCCGTCCCGCGCTACGGCCCCGACCGGGGCGCCTGGGGCAGGCTCACCGCTCGTGACTCCGTCGTGCGCCGCCTCGACTGGCCGCTGCTCGGCTCGGCGATCGCACTCTCCTTCATCGGCTCGCTGCTCGTCTGGTCGGCGACCAGGGGACGTGACTCGCTCACCCACGGCGACCCGTACTACTTCCTCTTCCGCCACGCCCTCAACACCGGCATCGGCTTCGCCCTGATGATCGGCACGATCTGGCTCGGCCACCGCACCCTGCGCGGTGCGGTGCCGATCCTGTACGGGCTGTCCGTGATCCTCGTGATGGCGGTCCTCACCCCGCTCGGCGCCACCGTCAACGGCGCCCACGCCTGGATCCTGCTGCCCGGCGGCTTCTCCCTCCAGCCCTCCGAGTTCACCAAGATCACCATCATTCTCGGCATGGCGATGCTGCTCGCCGCCCGCGTCGACGCGGGCGACCAGCTGCACCCCGACCACCGGACCGTCGCCAAGGCCCTCGGCCTGGCCGCGCTCCCGATGGCCGTCGTCATGGGAATGCCGGACCTCGGCTCCGTGATGGTCATGGTCGTCATCGTGCTCGGCGTCCTCCTGGCCTCCGGGGCGTCGAACCGCTGGATCTTCGGCATCCTCGGCGCGGGCGCCGCCGGAGCCGTGGCCATCTGGCAGCTCGGGCTCCTCGACGACTACCAGATCGCCCGGTTCGCCGCCTTCGCCAACCCGGCCCTCGACCCGGCCGGCGTCGGCTACAACACCAACCAGGCCCGGATCGCGATCGGCTCCGGCGGCCTCTCCGGCACCGGCCTCTTCCAGGGCACCCAGACCACCGGCCAGTTCGTCCCCGAGCAGCAGACCGACTTCGTCTTCACCGTCGCCGGTGAGGAACTCGGCTTCCTCGGCGCCGGACTGATCCTGGTCCTGCTCGGCATCGTCCTGTGGCGCGCCTGCCGCATCGCCCGCGAGACCACCGAGCTCTACGGCACGATCGTCGCCGCGGGCATCATCGCCTGGTTCGCCTTCCAGGCCTTCGAGAACATCGGCATGACGCTCGGCATCATGCCGGTCGCCGGACTGCCCCTGCCGTTCGTCTCCTACGGAGGCTCCTCGATGTTCGCCGTCTGGGTGGCCATCGGGCTGCTCCAGTCGATCAGGGTCCAACGGCCGATAGCGGCCTGA
- a CDS encoding TIGR03936 family radical SAM-associated protein: MQRIRLRYTKRGRLRFTSHRDFQRAFERALRRSEVPMAYSAGFTPHPKVSYANAAPTGTGSEAEFLEIALTEARDPGTLRELLNDSLPDGLDITDAVEARTSGLADRLTASVWEMRLNGVAVEDAEKAVAAFNAAETVEVERRTKNGIRSFDARSAVVDLQALDHQPDRPGDKACAILRLVVRHVTPAVRPDDVLSGLRVVADLAPPVPAAVTRLAQGLFDEESGTVTDPLAPDREAAPAVLPTATGTAVATAPEGAGSA; encoded by the coding sequence GTGCAGCGCATCCGACTGCGCTACACCAAGCGCGGCCGCCTCCGGTTCACCAGTCATCGAGACTTCCAGCGTGCCTTCGAGCGGGCGCTGCGCCGCTCCGAGGTGCCCATGGCCTACTCGGCGGGCTTCACCCCGCACCCCAAGGTGTCGTATGCCAACGCCGCACCCACCGGCACGGGCAGCGAGGCCGAGTTCCTGGAGATCGCCCTCACCGAGGCCCGTGATCCGGGCACGCTGCGCGAACTCCTCAACGACTCGCTGCCGGACGGACTCGACATCACCGATGCCGTGGAGGCCCGCACCTCGGGTCTCGCCGACCGGCTCACCGCCTCCGTCTGGGAGATGCGGCTGAACGGGGTCGCCGTGGAGGACGCCGAGAAGGCCGTCGCCGCGTTCAACGCGGCCGAGACCGTAGAGGTCGAGCGCCGCACGAAGAACGGCATCCGGAGCTTCGACGCCCGGTCCGCCGTCGTCGACCTGCAGGCCCTTGATCATCAGCCTGATAGGCCCGGGGACAAGGCCTGTGCGATACTGCGGCTGGTTGTTCGGCACGTGACACCTGCCGTTCGGCCTGACGACGTCCTGTCCGGTCTCCGCGTTGTGGCCGACCTGGCGCCGCCGGTCCCCGCAGCGGTGACCAGGCTGGCGCAGGGGCTCTTCGACGAGGAGTCCGGCACGGTGACCGACCCGCTCGCGCCCGACCGCGAGGCAGCCCCGGCCGTTCTACCCACGGCCACCGGGACCGCCGTCGCGACGGCGCCTGAAGGTGCAGGTTCCGCGTAA
- a CDS encoding TIGR03960 family B12-binding radical SAM protein, with the protein MSVDSVFPQLEALLPHVQKPIQYVGGELNSTVKPWDECDVRWALMYPDAYEVGLPNQGVMILYEVLNERQGVLAERTYSVWPDLEALMREHKVPQFTVDGHRPVKAFDVFGLSFSTELGYTNMLTALDLAGIPLSAKDRGLDDPIVLAGGHAAFNPEPIAEFIDCAVIGDGEQAVLEITEIIRAWKAEGRPGGREEVLFRLARTGGVYVPGFYDVEYLPDGRIGRVVPNKSGVPWRVSKHTVMDLDEWPYPKQPLVPLAETVHERMSVEIFRGCTRGCRFCQAGMITRPVRERSITGIGEMVEKGLKATGFEEVGLLSLSSADHTEIGEIAKGLADRYTEDKIGLSLPSTRVDAFNVDLANELTRNGRRSGLTFAPEGGSERMRKVINKMVSEEDLIRTVSTAYGNGWRQVKLYFMCGLPTETDEDVLQIGDMAVKVIAKGREVSGQNDIRCTVSIGGFVPKPHTPFQWAPQLSAEETDARLTKLRDKIRGDKKYGRSIGFRYHDGKPGIVEGLLSRGDRRVGSVIRAVYEAGGRFDGWREYFSYDLWMKSAEKALPDFGVDVDWYTTRERTYEEVLPWDHLDSGLDKDWLWEDWQDSLDETEVEDCRWTPCFDCGVCPQMDTSIQIGPTGKKLLPLTVVK; encoded by the coding sequence ATGTCTGTCGATTCGGTCTTCCCACAGCTCGAAGCTCTGCTCCCGCATGTGCAGAAGCCCATCCAGTACGTCGGCGGTGAGCTGAACTCCACCGTCAAACCGTGGGACGAATGCGACGTCCGCTGGGCCCTCATGTATCCGGACGCCTACGAGGTCGGGCTTCCCAACCAGGGCGTCATGATCCTGTACGAGGTACTCAACGAGCGCCAGGGCGTCCTCGCCGAGCGCACCTACAGCGTCTGGCCCGACCTCGAAGCGCTGATGCGCGAGCACAAGGTGCCGCAGTTCACCGTGGACGGCCACCGCCCGGTCAAGGCGTTCGACGTCTTCGGGCTGAGCTTCTCCACCGAGCTCGGCTACACCAACATGCTCACCGCCCTGGACCTGGCCGGCATCCCCCTGTCCGCCAAGGACCGCGGCCTCGACGACCCGATCGTGCTCGCGGGCGGCCACGCCGCCTTCAACCCCGAGCCGATCGCGGAGTTCATCGACTGCGCGGTCATCGGCGACGGCGAGCAGGCGGTCCTGGAGATCACCGAGATCATCCGCGCCTGGAAGGCCGAGGGCCGCCCCGGCGGCCGTGAGGAGGTGCTGTTCCGCCTCGCCAGGACCGGTGGCGTCTACGTCCCCGGCTTCTACGACGTCGAGTACCTCCCGGACGGCCGCATCGGCCGCGTCGTCCCGAACAAGTCGGGCGTGCCGTGGCGGGTGTCCAAGCACACCGTCATGGACCTCGACGAGTGGCCCTACCCCAAGCAGCCCCTCGTCCCGCTCGCCGAGACCGTCCACGAGCGGATGTCCGTGGAGATCTTCCGCGGCTGCACCCGCGGCTGCCGTTTCTGCCAGGCCGGCATGATCACGCGCCCCGTGCGGGAGCGAAGCATCACCGGCATCGGCGAGATGGTGGAGAAGGGCCTCAAGGCGACGGGCTTCGAGGAAGTGGGCCTGCTCTCGCTCTCCTCCGCGGACCACACCGAGATCGGCGAGATCGCCAAGGGCCTCGCGGACCGCTACACCGAGGACAAGATCGGCCTCTCGCTGCCCTCCACCCGCGTCGACGCGTTCAACGTGGACCTGGCCAACGAGCTGACCCGCAACGGCCGCCGTTCCGGTCTCACCTTCGCCCCCGAGGGCGGCTCCGAGCGCATGCGCAAGGTCATCAACAAGATGGTCTCGGAGGAGGACCTGATCCGTACGGTCTCCACCGCGTACGGCAACGGCTGGCGGCAGGTGAAGCTGTACTTCATGTGCGGCCTGCCCACCGAGACCGACGAGGACGTCCTCCAGATCGGCGACATGGCGGTCAAGGTGATCGCCAAGGGCCGTGAGGTGTCCGGGCAGAACGACATCCGCTGCACCGTCTCCATCGGCGGCTTCGTCCCCAAGCCGCACACCCCGTTCCAGTGGGCGCCGCAGCTCAGCGCCGAGGAGACCGACGCCCGGCTGACGAAGCTCCGCGACAAGATCCGCGGCGACAAGAAGTACGGCCGCTCGATCGGCTTCCGCTACCACGACGGCAAGCCCGGCATCGTCGAGGGCCTGCTCTCCCGCGGCGACCGCCGCGTCGGCTCCGTCATCCGCGCCGTCTACGAGGCCGGCGGCCGCTTCGACGGCTGGCGCGAGTACTTCAGCTACGACCTGTGGATGAAGAGCGCCGAGAAGGCCCTGCCCGACTTCGGTGTGGACGTCGACTGGTACACCACCCGCGAGCGGACGTACGAGGAGGTCCTGCCCTGGGACCACCTGGACTCCGGTCTCGACAAGGACTGGCTCTGGGAGGACTGGCAGGACTCGCTCGACGAGACCGAGGTCGAGGACTGCCGCTGGACGCCGTGCTTCGACTGCGGGGTCTGTCCTCAGATGGACACGAGCATCCAGATCGGTCCGACGGGCAAGAAGCTCCTGCCGCTGACGGTCGTGAAGTGA